A stretch of the Staphylococcus sp. NRL 16/872 genome encodes the following:
- a CDS encoding DUF4064 domain-containing protein, which yields MNRKVELILAWIASGLSAIYLLINLISFFIIENKAKNTEQYTQIMKQFGNQNGKVTPEMVNFTMTMSIATILFSTILGIVGTIVIKNRPILAGCLLVAASLIGVINMSIISSILWFIVAIMLFVKRNNNQNERGYRNNYSRDEWHPEDDYQSRKKDDPYIY from the coding sequence ATGAATCGTAAAGTAGAATTAATTCTTGCTTGGATAGCGAGTGGTTTAAGTGCTATTTATTTACTTATTAATTTAATATCTTTTTTTATTATTGAAAATAAAGCTAAAAACACTGAACAATATACTCAAATAATGAAACAATTTGGAAATCAAAATGGTAAAGTTACACCAGAGATGGTTAACTTTACGATGACTATGTCTATAGCTACTATATTATTTTCAACTATTTTAGGTATTGTAGGCACTATAGTTATTAAAAATAGACCTATATTAGCAGGATGTTTATTAGTTGCTGCATCATTAATAGGTGTTATTAATATGAGCATAATCTCAAGTATCTTATGGTTTATTGTTGCAATTATGCTGTTTGTGAAAAGAAATAACAACCAAAATGAAAGAGGGTATAGAAATAATTACTCTAGAGATGAATGGCACCCAGAGGATGACTATCAATCTCGCAAAAAAGATGATCCTTACATTTATTAA
- a CDS encoding DUF4064 domain-containing protein, producing the protein MSGERYTQIKRPVSRLTEKLLGWFSWIFLLILTVITMFIALVSFSNDTSIQNLENSMNNNELIQQILANNSLNTTQFVIWLQNGVWAIIVYFIVCLLISFLALISMNIRILSGFLFLIASIITLPLVLLFVTLIIPIFFFIIAIMMFARKSKIETVPSYGPGPQYQPRYNPRDDYEEDRRYYEDERNDYETPRYEEEYVEPPRKTKKSERRTRRKHSYYDDNREHDYRDDDYEEESPYSYRDEQDVMNDTEEDKYNQYPKRAVSEEYHSPVEEESASGVLSRQARNRQKSRKPSQYNPNNDTHLHNDPTETFEAEPKVNKKEEKAQRKKEKAEIKAKKKEKRKAYNKRMKERRKNQPSAVNQRRMNYEERKQILNNDEQHSEDTTPIDNQHKNDK; encoded by the coding sequence ATGTCAGGAGAACGATACACGCAAATTAAACGGCCTGTGAGTCGTCTAACTGAAAAACTTTTAGGTTGGTTTAGTTGGATTTTCTTATTGATATTGACGGTTATTACAATGTTTATTGCACTCGTATCATTTAGTAATGATACATCTATTCAAAATCTTGAAAACTCAATGAATAATAATGAGCTAATTCAACAAATTCTAGCCAATAATAGTTTAAATACGACGCAATTTGTGATATGGCTCCAAAATGGCGTTTGGGCAATTATTGTATATTTCATAGTTTGTCTATTAATTTCATTTTTAGCATTAATCTCTATGAATATTAGAATCCTTTCCGGATTTCTATTTTTAATTGCTTCAATTATTACTTTGCCATTAGTATTGTTATTCGTAACGTTAATTATCCCAATTTTCTTCTTTATTATTGCAATTATGATGTTTGCTAGGAAAAGTAAAATCGAAACCGTTCCATCCTATGGTCCTGGCCCTCAGTATCAACCACGATATAATCCAAGAGATGATTATGAGGAAGATAGACGCTATTATGAAGATGAACGTAATGACTATGAAACACCAAGATATGAGGAAGAATATGTGGAACCTCCTCGTAAAACTAAAAAATCTGAGCGTCGTACACGTCGTAAACATTCATATTATGATGATAATAGAGAACATGATTATAGAGATGATGACTATGAGGAAGAATCACCTTATTCATATAGAGATGAACAAGATGTAATGAACGATACTGAGGAAGATAAATATAATCAATATCCAAAACGTGCAGTTTCTGAAGAGTATCATTCACCAGTAGAAGAAGAAAGTGCATCTGGCGTACTCTCTAGACAAGCTAGAAATAGACAAAAGTCTAGAAAACCATCGCAGTATAATCCAAATAATGATACGCATCTTCATAATGATCCAACAGAAACGTTTGAAGCAGAGCCTAAAGTAAATAAAAAAGAAGAAAAAGCACAACGTAAGAAAGAAAAGGCTGAAATTAAAGCTAAGAAAAAAGAAAAACGTAAAGCTTATAACAAACGTATGAAAGAAAGACGCAAAAATCAACCTAGTGCCGTTAATCAACGCCGTATGAATTATGAAGAACGTAAACAAATTTTAAACAATGATGAGCAACATTCTGAAGATACTACACCAATTGATAACCAGCATAAAAATGATAAATAA